The following proteins are co-located in the Heliorestis convoluta genome:
- the rpsT gene encoding 30S ribosomal protein S20: MPNIKSAIKRVKISRERNLKNASVRSALRTTIKRFEEAIASANVDNARVALAKAVRALDKAAAKGLVHKNQAARKKSRLTQKLNKAASQ, encoded by the coding sequence GTGCCAAATATTAAATCTGCTATCAAGCGAGTAAAAATCAGCCGTGAGCGGAACTTAAAAAATGCTTCTGTTCGTTCTGCTTTACGTACAACTATAAAGCGCTTTGAAGAAGCCATCGCCTCCGCCAACGTTGATAATGCTCGTGTAGCTCTTGCGAAGGCTGTTCGAGCTCTTGATAAAGCTGCTGCAAAAGGATTGGTTCATAAGAACCAGGCAGCCCGCAAGAAGTCTCGCCTGACTCAAAAGCTTAATAAAGCTGCTTCC
- a CDS encoding phage holin family protein, translated as MMGLFLRFLISAVVLLVASWIIPGFFVNGFVGAIVAALVIALLGYAVEAIFGERISGGQRGLVGFIAAAAVIWISQLLVPGSIQVSFLGALIAALVIGVADAFLPTPLNTRALKEGKK; from the coding sequence ATGATGGGCCTGTTTTTGCGTTTTTTAATCTCTGCTGTGGTCCTTTTGGTAGCTAGTTGGATTATTCCTGGCTTTTTTGTGAATGGTTTTGTAGGCGCAATTGTGGCCGCTTTGGTTATCGCCTTGCTAGGTTACGCTGTAGAAGCTATTTTTGGTGAAAGAATTAGCGGGGGACAACGAGGTCTTGTTGGCTTTATTGCAGCAGCGGCTGTAATTTGGATAAGCCAACTTCTTGTGCCAGGATCGATTCAAGTTAGTTTTCTTGGTGCCTTAATTGCGGCTCTCGTGATTGGCGTAGCCGATGCTTTTTTGCCTACACCTCTAAATACGAGAGCTCTCAAAGAAGGAAAAAAGTAA